From the Candidatus Paceibacterota bacterium genome, one window contains:
- the ruvC gene encoding crossover junction endodeoxyribonuclease RuvC, translating into MIVIGIDPGTAITGYGIIEKNKGNETNVLGYGCITTSSALLPGERLKIINSDLDSLILKHKPDFIAVESLYFFKNLKTAMPVSQAKGVILLTAAKRKIPVLEFTPLEVKMTVAGYGRAEKKQVQKMIQNFLKLKEFPKQDDAADALGVALCGILKKNSKLS; encoded by the coding sequence ATGATTGTTATTGGAATCGATCCGGGAACCGCCATAACAGGATACGGAATCATAGAAAAAAACAAAGGAAATGAAACAAATGTCCTTGGTTACGGATGCATTACGACTTCCTCTGCGCTTTTGCCCGGAGAACGCCTGAAAATAATAAATAGCGATCTTGATAGTTTAATATTAAAACACAAGCCCGATTTTATTGCTGTTGAAAGCCTTTATTTTTTCAAAAATCTGAAAACAGCAATGCCCGTAAGCCAGGCAAAAGGAGTAATTCTTTTAACAGCTGCTAAAAGAAAAATCCCGGTTTTAGAATTCACTCCCCTTGAAGTAAAAATGACCGTCGCAGGATACGGAAGAGCGGAAAAAAAACAAGTCCAAAAAATGATTCAAAATTTTCTTAAGTTGAAGGAGTTTCCGAAACAGGATGATGCAGCCGACGCTCTTGGTGTCGCTCTTTGCGGAATTTTAAAAAAGAATTCTAAGCTATCTTAA
- a CDS encoding YebC/PmpR family DNA-binding transcriptional regulator encodes MSGHSHWSSIKHQKGTADAKRGKTFSKLSRQIEIAAKEGGKDPEANPKLRIAVEKARDFNMPKDNIERAIKRGSGELACEKLEPIIIEALGPANSAIIIEGITTNKNRSISEIRQILSSHNGKLAGEGAVKWNFERKGIIVIKNNSKNIEETELKIIEAGAENIEEVEENLEVQTKPEEFESVKKELINMSFEIIYSSLDFRAKEKIKLEEKEKESCRKLFEALDENEAVLEIYSNVEEI; translated from the coding sequence ATGTCAGGACACAGCCATTGGAGCTCAATTAAACATCAAAAAGGGACAGCCGATGCAAAAAGAGGAAAGACATTTTCAAAACTTTCCCGCCAGATTGAAATAGCGGCAAAAGAAGGAGGAAAAGACCCTGAAGCAAATCCCAAATTAAGGATAGCGGTTGAAAAGGCCCGCGATTTTAACATGCCCAAGGATAATATAGAAAGAGCCATTAAAAGGGGCTCGGGAGAACTGGCTTGTGAAAAGCTTGAACCAATTATCATTGAGGCCCTCGGACCGGCAAACAGCGCAATAATAATTGAAGGAATTACAACAAATAAAAACCGCTCCATATCTGAAATAAGGCAGATATTAAGTTCTCATAATGGAAAACTAGCAGGCGAAGGGGCAGTTAAGTGGAATTTTGAGAGAAAGGGAATAATCGTGATTAAAAACAATTCAAAAAATATCGAAGAAACAGAACTTAAAATAATTGAAGCAGGAGCGGAAAATATAGAAGAAGTAGAAGAAAATTTGGAAGTCCAAACAAAACCGGAGGAATTTGAATCCGTAAAAAAAGAACTAATAAATATGAGTTTTGAAATAATTTATTCTTCTCTTGATTTTAGAGCGAAAGAAAAAATCAAACTGGAAGAAAAAGAAAAAGAATCCTGTAGAAAATTATTTGAAGCACTCGATGAAAACGAAGCCGTTTTGGAAATATATTCAAACGTAGAAGAAATATGA
- a CDS encoding lamin tail domain-containing protein, translating to MKKISVLFFFLIVFPFQSFGLFIVEVQISGENSSNDYIKIYNEGEEKDIGGYKLRKRTETGKEYSIKVFPKGSVIAKNGYFIWANSKDDFHLSIDADIISSATIAKNNSIALIDKENNIIDSVSWGKNEIPFDKNGLVENPTQKIIRKSVFENYQNTKNNNEDFYFYPPTDYSLENLKEIKESEIKIESEETKKIDINSAPLEDLVKIIHIGEARAKELISLRPFYSFYDLTRIKGIGEKGAKDIEEQGFAFIRSDIIKETLKEDNKEPYLAKAESYNLPSKNIFPSDAVSVAIIISVLSAITVYFLKKSIF from the coding sequence GTGAAAAAGATATCAGTATTATTCTTTTTTTTAATTGTTTTCCCCTTTCAATCTTTTGGGCTGTTTATCGTTGAAGTGCAAATAAGCGGAGAAAATTCTTCAAATGACTATATTAAAATATATAACGAAGGGGAAGAAAAAGATATAGGCGGATACAAACTAAGAAAGAGAACCGAAACAGGAAAAGAATATTCCATTAAAGTTTTCCCAAAAGGAAGCGTTATTGCTAAAAATGGATATTTTATCTGGGCAAATTCAAAAGATGACTTTCATCTTTCAATTGACGCCGATATCATAAGTTCTGCGACCATTGCAAAAAACAACAGCATCGCCTTAATTGATAAGGAAAATAATATAATAGATTCTGTTTCATGGGGAAAAAATGAAATCCCTTTTGATAAAAATGGGCTTGTAGAAAATCCGACTCAAAAAATAATAAGGAAAAGCGTTTTTGAAAATTATCAAAATACAAAAAATAATAATGAAGATTTCTACTTTTACCCCCCAACCGATTATTCTTTAGAAAATTTAAAAGAAATAAAAGAAAGCGAAATTAAAATAGAATCTGAAGAAACAAAAAAAATAGATATAAACAGCGCTCCTCTTGAAGACCTTGTTAAAATTATCCATATCGGAGAAGCAAGGGCAAAAGAACTTATTTCTTTAAGGCCTTTTTATTCTTTTTATGACCTTACCAGAATAAAGGGAATTGGAGAAAAAGGAGCAAAAGACATTGAAGAGCAAGGATTTGCTTTTATCAGATCTGACATTATAAAAGAAACCTTAAAAGAAGATAACAAAGAGCCATATTTGGCAAAAGCAGAAAGTTATAATCTTCCTTCTAAAAATATATTCCCTTCAGATGCCGTTTCCGTTGCAATTATAATTTCCGTTTTGTCAGCCATAACTGTCTATTTTTTGAAGAAATCCATATTTTGA
- the ruvB gene encoding Holliday junction branch migration DNA helicase RuvB, with the protein MKILSSQEEKKLDTALRPMTWEEYIGQEKIKRNIQITIRAAKERGENSLEHILFYGMSGLGKTTISCLIAEELQSPMKIISGPSLGRPGDLAAILTSLSEGEVLFIDEIHRLNKLCEEMLYPALESFKLNLILGKGPMAQTAEINLPKFTLIGATTRAALLSSPLRNRFGSVFQLEFYKNEEIEEIIKRSARIINVEAKEEAVKIIAKASRFTPRIANRLLKRVRDYAQVKSNGIITKEMAKEALLSLEIDDIGLEPGDRKILKAIIDKFNGGPVGLQSLASSSMEDEQAILDIYEPYLMQIGFIKRTPQGRIATKLAYKHLDKK; encoded by the coding sequence ATGAAAATTTTGTCAAGTCAAGAAGAAAAAAAACTGGATACGGCTCTAAGGCCAATGACATGGGAAGAATATATAGGGCAAGAGAAAATAAAAAGAAATATCCAGATAACAATAAGGGCAGCAAAAGAAAGAGGAGAAAATTCTCTTGAACATATTCTTTTTTACGGGATGAGCGGACTTGGAAAAACAACTATTTCCTGCCTTATAGCCGAAGAGCTTCAATCTCCGATGAAAATCATCTCTGGACCGTCTTTAGGAAGGCCCGGAGACCTCGCCGCAATACTTACCAGTCTTTCAGAAGGCGAAGTTTTGTTTATTGACGAAATACACCGGCTTAATAAGCTATGCGAAGAAATGCTTTATCCTGCCCTCGAAAGCTTTAAGCTCAATCTTATCTTGGGAAAAGGGCCAATGGCCCAAACAGCGGAAATAAATCTTCCAAAATTTACTCTGATAGGAGCAACAACAAGAGCGGCTCTTCTTTCTTCTCCTCTTCGAAACAGGTTCGGTTCCGTTTTTCAGCTTGAATTTTACAAAAACGAAGAAATTGAAGAAATAATAAAAAGATCGGCCAGAATAATAAACGTGGAAGCAAAAGAAGAGGCTGTAAAAATAATCGCCAAGGCCTCAAGATTCACTCCCAGAATAGCCAACCGGCTTTTAAAAAGAGTCCGCGATTACGCCCAGGTTAAAAGCAACGGAATAATAACAAAAGAAATGGCAAAAGAAGCTCTCCTTTCTCTTGAAATTGACGATATCGGCCTTGAACCGGGAGATAGAAAAATATTAAAAGCCATTATTGATAAGTTTAACGGAGGACCCGTTGGCCTTCAATCGCTGGCTTCGTCTTCAATGGAAGACGAACAGGCAATCTTGGATATTTACGAACCTTATCTTATGCAAATAGGGTTTATAAAAAGAACTCCTCAAGGAAGGATTGCCACAAAACTTGCATATAAGCATTTGGACAAAAAGTGA